One Triticum dicoccoides isolate Atlit2015 ecotype Zavitan chromosome 4B, WEW_v2.0, whole genome shotgun sequence genomic window carries:
- the LOC119295381 gene encoding probable non-inhibitory serpin-Z9 gives MRHFSSLPRVLRRSAAPKPNRRSPDPKPHPPSPSPGPVPGAQAPVAPPPMPTRPWEEALDAAQRAFCLPLAVRVLAAAGTGNAAVSPIGVHAALSLAASGARGATRRQLLGTLGCGGGGKGAAADAANVASRVVKRVLKDRAKSGGPRLAFASGVWADASTTLSPEFVQTAGGLYCSAAKTVDFKSTPEDAAEQINSWVNKSTRQTITSLLPDGLVDQNTGLVLGSALYFKGRWLDKTDIGKTAEQKFYCLDGTHVLVPFVEYDRTRLFAVHEGFKVIKLPYKQGSNERKFSMYIFLPDAHDGLFELTKKIFSEPAFLEQHLPTEKHHVGIGVPKFTISFQIDMKDFLKDMTLELPFRRDADFKDMVKEGDSKEPLFLSDVLHKVILEVNDDEIEETSVEKSIGKPLLTEHFTADHPFFFLIREEVSATVIFMGHVLDPSSQY, from the exons ATGCGGCACTTCTCCTCCCTCCCGCGTGTGCTCCGCCGGAGCGCCGCCCCAAAACCCAACAGGCGGAGCCCCGACCCGAAACCTCACCCTCCCTCACCGTCCCCCGGTCCGGTTCCCGGTGCTCAGGCGCCCGTCGCCCCTCCGCCGATGCCGACGAGGCCATGGGAGGAGGCCCTGGACGCAGCACAACGCGCGTTCTGCCTGCCCCTCGCCGTCCgcgtcctcgccgccgccggcactgGAAACGCCGCCGTATCCCCTATTGGAGTCCACGCCGCGCTCTCCCTCGCGGCCTCCGGCGCGCGTGGTGCGACGCGGAGGCAGTTGCTCGGTACGCTGGGCTGCGGTGGCGGCGGCAAGGGCGCGGCGGCTGACGCGGCCAATGTGGCGTCACGTGTGGTCAAGCGCGTGCTCAAGGACCGGGCGAAGTCTGGTGGACCACGGCTCGCGTTCGCCTCTGGCGTGTGGGCCGACGCATCAACGACGCTCTCGCCGGAGTTCGTCCAGACTGCTGGTGGCCTGTATTGCTCAGCGGCCAAGACGGTCGATTTCAAGAGCACG CCAGAAGATGCTGCTGAGCAAATTAACTCATGGGTCAACAAGTCCACGAGACAAACCATTACCTCACTCCTTCCAGATGGATTAGTTGACCAGAATACAGGGCTTGTACTTGGCAGCGCACTGTATTTTAAAGGCAGATGGCTGGATAAGACTGATATAGGGAAGACTGCTGAACAAAAATTCTACTGTCTGGATGGAACACATGTCCTAGTTCCTTTTGTGGAGTATGACAGAACTCGTCTTTTTGCTGTGCATGAAGGATTCAAAGTTATTAAGCTTCCTTACAAGCAAGGGAGTAATGAACGGAAGTTTTCCATGTACATTTTCCTCCCAGATGCTCATGATGGCCTGTTTGAATTAACCAAGAAGATTTTCTCTGAACCGGCATTCTTAGAACAACATTTACCGACAGAGAAGCACCATGTGGGTATTGGGGTGCCCAAATTCACGATATCTTTTCAGATCGACATGAAGGATTTTCTGAAAGATATGACACTTGAATTGCCATTCCGACGAGATGCAGATTTCAAAGATATGGTAAAGGAAGGTGACTCAAAGGAGCCGTTGTTTCTATCTGATGTACTTCATAAAGTGATTTTGGAAGTAAACGATGATGAAATTGAAGAAACTTCTGTGGAGAAAAGCATAGGCAAGCCTTTACTAACAGAGCACTTCACAGCCGACCACCCTTTCTTCTTTCTCATTCGGGAGGAAGTATCTGCTACGGTTATCTTCATGGGGCATGTGCTTGATCCTTCATCACAGTACTAA